The window CTATTGACGGCAACAAAGTCAGCTGGACAGCGACGGGGGAAGGCATTCAGGCCGGCCAGTTCCAGCGCTTTTATTTTACAGCCCAGAACCCGGATACCGCAGGCGATATCGCCTGGGATGCCTACCAGCATTATGCGGACGGCAGTCTAGTGCAGTGGTCTGGTGAGGAAGGCACGGAATCCCCGCATTCCATTACAGCGATTGTAGAGGCAGCGGCAGGCAGTGACAGCCACTCGCATGGTTCGATGGATATGGGAAACGGCGATTCCATGAGTATGGATGAGCACAATGCGATCATGGAAAATGTGGACAAATCCACAGGTACCTCACCGCTTCTTTATATCACGCTGGGCATCTCTCTGCTGTCGTTTCTGCTGGCGGCGATAAGTCTGCTGCGGGGGAAGAAGGAGTAGGGCGGGGAGAAGTCGGAGTGAATTCTTATAATCTACGATAATGTGAGACTGCGGATGTGTCATCCTTTAGGGGGTGGCGCGGTCCGCAGTTTTTTGTTGTGTATGGAACTGGAATTGACTACATTAGAAATGTATGGGATACAGATTGTAAAATGGTACATATGGAGATTGTTCAAAGCTAAGCTCCCGGACGAGGTATACGATTTTAGACTGAATAAATAGATTTGACTCTTCCTGATGTAGGGGAACACTGAGGAGGCGGAATATGTTCAATAAGGCTAGTACAGTGATGAAAATTATTATTTCATTTACGTTGGTTGTGATTATAGTGCCTCTCTTACTAAACTTTATTCCGATCAGGTTGGCCATCGAACTCGATGATGCACAACAAAACTTAGGAATCGGAAGATATATTTGTATCACAGATTATAAGGAAAAGGTTGCTGTTGATACTGAATGGTTTGCACAAGCAGACAACAACTCCCATTTGGATAGGACATCTGCTGTGAGAGTATCTGGAGATAGCCCGGACAGATATTTATCTGAAAAAGAGTTTGGGAGCTTTGATTCAGAAAATACATTTCTATTAATAGGTAATATTGATCGTTTCGAAGAGGATAAGGGTGGGTATTTTTTGAATTCATATTTAAATGTTGATAAATGGAAAATTATATATCCGATTGAAAGGGAGTCCATTAGAAAATATTTCACGTCCAAAAGCTACCTCAACATCTATGATTTTGACTTGATGAAGATAATGAAAAACTTGTGGAGATAGAGATAGTACAAGTCAGGAGGAGAGATGAAAACATTATTAAGACCTATTGTTGGAACTAAACTACAATATTCTGCTGAACAAATTAAGTAGAGATAACCAAATGTAATCACAAGGAGAAAAAGATGGCCATACCGCCTAGCCTTCTTTATGTTCCAAGATGACAATAATGAGCATAAGGAAACTGAATTGCAAAAATTGTGGAAGCGGGTATGCAGACAAGGGGACTTAGCAGTATACCTGGAAATGTAGTGTATTTGAAGGAGGAGGATTTAAATATCAATATATTATCTGGATAATGTCTTTCAGGGACGAAGTAATGGCATGGATTTCTTGTTAGACGTTTTATACAGTTTTCAAGTTGGTGAAGACAAGTTGTATTTCGAATATGGCTATTCATACATCGTAGAATTTCCGTACAAGAATATCGTAAACTTCGAAGATGCTGTTCGGCGGATCTGGTTTTGTCCCTGTGACAAAGAAGAGGCAAAATCTTTAGTGGGTTTTGATTTCTTACATAACTGTATCGTTCTGAAAAACGACAGAGACATGGGATCATGCAAGTACAGACTTTTGGTTGTTGAGAGTCCAGAATCTGTTGAGTTAAAGGTTGCGGAGATTGAAGAAGGAAGCTTTCAGGAACTGCTAAAGAATAGTCTACAACCTTATCTGGAACAGGGAGTCAGAGTTCTGACAGAGCAAGTGTATATTGACATGATTGAGGGTTACATTGCGGGAGGCAGAGAGGATTTCTAAATGTACATGAAGTATGAAAAACCCGAAATTGTAGTTTGAAATTGTCTGACAACCGGTATGGCTATTGAAAGAAACGGGGGATAAAGCTGAAAAAGGCAGGGAGATTTAAAAGAACTCTACTCACTGTATCACTAGTTGTAGTGGCAACTCCAATTGTATTGAACTTTATTCCAATTAAGTTTGCTATACAACTTGATGAGGCGCAAAAAACGCTAAAAAAAGGAAGATATATCTGTGTTACAGAATCAAAATATGTACTTGATACGGGATGGAGTGCCAAAACAAGCATCAATACACATTTAGAGCGGGATCTTGCAGTGAGAGTATCTATGAATAGTCCAAATAAGTATTTATCTGATAAGGAGTTTGATTT of the Paenibacillus pedocola genome contains:
- a CDS encoding YcnI family copper-binding membrane protein, with the translated sequence MNKLLRKLMTLAMPSAAVLMLFAAVASAHVTVAPAESTTGAWETYTLKVPSEKDAATVQVDLRIPEGAEFKQYEAVPGWNVTIDGNKVSWTATGEGIQAGQFQRFYFTAQNPDTAGDIAWDAYQHYADGSLVQWSGEEGTESPHSITAIVEAAAGSDSHSHGSMDMGNGDSMSMDEHNAIMENVDKSTGTSPLLYITLGISLLSFLLAAISLLRGKKE